The sequence below is a genomic window from Halarchaeum grantii.
GAACTCCATCTCCTCTAAGACCTCGTCGGCGTGCTTCTTCCCGGGCTCGGAGAGCGAGGGGTTCTCGCCGATGCAGTACATGCCCTCGAGCGGGCCGTCCTCGAAGGCGTTGAACATCTCGGTCGTGTAGTAGCCGCGCTCGGCCGGGATCTCGCAGTCCCACGCCTCCTCGAACTTCGCGCGCACGTCGTCGTCCGCGACCTTCTGGTAGCCGGGGAAGTTGTCCGGGAGCGGGCCCATGTCGCCGCCGCCGCCCTGGACGTTGTTCTGGCCGCGGAACGGGGAGACGCCCGTTCCGGGCTTCCCGAGGTTCCCGGTGATGGCGGCGAGGTTCGCGAGCGCCGCGACGTTGTCCGTCCCGTGGGAGTGCTCGGTGATGCCGAGCGTCCACCCGAAGACGGTGCGGTCGGCCTCCGCGATGGCTTCGGCGGCCGCCTGTATCTCCTCGGGCGGCGCGCCCGTGACCTCCTCGACGTAGTCGAGGGTGAACTCGTCAACGGCCTCCTTCACCTCCTCGAAGCCGGTGGTGCGCTCGGCGACGAACTCCTCGTCGTGGAGGTCGTTCTCGATGATGTAGCGCGTGACGCCGTTCACCCAGACGGTGTCGTAGCCCGGGCGGATCTCCGTGTACTGGTCGGCGTACTCCGCGATCTGCGTCTCGCGCGGGTCGAAGACGATGAGGTCGCCGCCCTCCTTCACGTGCTGCTTGACGCGCGTCCCGAGCACGGGGTGGGCTTCGGTGGTGTTCGACCCGGTGAGGAAGATGAGGTCCGCCTCGTCGAAGTCCTTCACGCTGATCGACGCCGCGCCGTAGCCGTACGTCTTCGCGAGGCCGGCGACCGTCGAGGAGTGACAGAGGCGGTTGCAGTTGTCGACCGTGTTCGTTCCCAGTACTTGCCGGGCGAACTTGCCCATCAGGTAGTTCTCCTCGTTCGTCGCCTTCGAGGAGGCGATGACGCTCATCGCCTCGTTGCCGTGCTCCTCGATGATGGACTGGAAGCCCTCGACGACTCGGGTGAGCGCCTCCTCCCAGGAAGCCTCGCGCCACTCGCCGTTCTCGTCGCGGACGAGCGGGTCGGTGAGGCGCTCCTCGGAGTTCGCGAAGTTGTAGGAGAACTTCCCCTTCACGCACGTCGAGATGTCGTTCACGGGCGACTTCTCGGGGTCGGTCGCGCGCGTCGCGAGCACCTCCTCGCCGTCCGTGTAGACGTCGAATCGACAGCCGACCGCGCAGTAGCCACAGGTGGTGTCGTCGACGGTGAGCTCGCCGAGGCGCTTGTCGCTGATCTGCTGGGCGATGTCGAAGAGCTTCCCCTCCGGCATCGATCCGGCGGCCATCCCCTCGGCGAAGTGCTCGACGTTCCGGTTCGCCTGCTCCTTCGCGCGCTGCATGAACCCGGCGACGCCCTCCTTTCGCTCGTCGCTACTCATAGCCAGTCACCCGGGTTCTCCTCCGTGCGCGCCTCGCTCGTGAGGTCCTTCGGCTCGTCGCTCTTCATGCGTGTCATTGGTCCTTTGGTCTCCTTACCGCTGCTCTCGAGGGATTTGCCGATGCTGTTCTTCTGACTGAAGCCGGGGAGCGGGATGGTCGCGGCGTCCGCGATGTCCTGCTCGACGAGGCTCCCGGTCGGGCAGACGGTGACGCAGTGCCCGCAGGAGACGCACGTCGAGTCCTCCATCGTCTCCGCGCCGTTCTGGAAGCCGATGCGCGTGTCCTGCCCGGAGCCCTCCATGCGGAGGACGCCCTCGACCTGCACGTCGTTGCAGGCCTCCACGCAGCGATTACACAGAATGCACTTGTTGCGGTCGATCTGGATGAAGTCGCTGGAGTCGTCGAGGGGCTCGTAGGCCTCCCGGTCGTCGAAGACGCCGTAGCGCGGCTCCTCGACGTCGTTGTCGATGGAGGCGTCCTGGAGCTCACAGCGACCGTTCTTCCCGCAGGTCGTACAGCGGAGGTTGTGGTCGGAGAGGACGAGGTCGAGGTTGACGTCGCGGGCCTCCGTCGCCGCCTCGGCGTCCGTGGAGACGGAGAGGCCGTCCTCGGCGGGGAAGCTACACGAGGGCACCATGCCGTGCTCCTCGGTCTCGACCATGCAGGTCCGACACTCGCTGCGCGGGCCGATCTTCTCGGCCTGCGAGCTGTCCCGGTCGTAGTAGCAGAGCGCGGGGACGTTCCCCGCCGTTTCGACGGCCTCGATGGCCTCGATGACCGTCGAGCCCTCCGGGACCTCGACCTCGACGCCGTCGATCGAGACGGTCGCCGCGTCCTCGCTCTTCACGTCCGGGTCCGTCGCCGTCCCGGGCGCGATGGTCTCCGTCAGCGGCGGTGCCTCTCGTCCGTCTACGTGTTCTGAACTCATCTATAGCTCACCCGTGCAGGCCCCCGTGGGACAGTCCCCGGCGGCGTGCGCCTCGAACGCGTCGTCGAACTCGTCCATCGCCGTCCGCACCGTCCGCGGGACGTCGCGCCCGAACGCGCAGATGCTCGTCGATGCCATCACGCGACTCAGTTCCTCGATACCCGCCTCGTCGTACGTCCCGTCGTAGACGTCGCGCAGCTTCTCCGTGAGCTGCGTCGTCCCCTCGCGACACGGGACGCAACGCCCGCAGTTCGTCTCGGAGGCGACGTTCGCGCGCCGGCCGACGAACGCGACCGGACACTCGTCGGCGCCGAGCACCTCGACGACGCCCTCGGTGCCGAGGTCGTTCGCCGAGAGCGCGTCGGGCGCGAGCGCGACGTCGAGGTCGCGCGTCAGCCCGCCGAACTTCCCGCCGACGCAGGCCGCCGTGTACTCCCCGACGCCGGCGGCGTCGACGGCGTCCGCGACGGTCGCGGCCTCCCCGAGTTCCACCGTCGTCGGCGTCTCGACGTCACCGGTGACGGAGACGACGCGCGAGTCGCTCGACGCGCCGGCGAGCGCGCCCACGAGATGCGCGTACGTTCGGGCGGTGTGGACGACCGTCGGGTCGCCGTAGACGCCCTCGACCTCGGGGCCGGGCGGGCGCAGGCGCGCCTCCAGCCGGTGGTTGCCCTCGATGGCCTCGATGGCCATCGTCGGCTCGGCCGCGCGATACACCGCCGGGCCCTCGACGACCTCGACGGGGACGTCGAAGTCGCCGGCGTCGGCGGCCGCGCGAGCGCTCGCGGCGGCCGCCTCGTCGCCCTCGCTCGCGTAGACGAAGACGGCGTCCGCGCCGACGGCGCGCGCCGCCGCGTTCGCGCCGTCCAGCACCGCGAACGGGTCGCCCTCGAGGAGGAGCGCGTCCCCGGGGTTGCCGTGCGCGTTCACGACGACGACGGCGGGGTCGTCGCGCTCGCGCACGCCCGCCCAGAGGCCGCCAAGCGGTTCGTCCTGACTCCAGTCGCCCCAGCCGCGCCCGTGCAGGTCGGCGGCGGCGTCGAGGACGGCGTCGGCGTCGGCGTCGCTGAAGCCGACGGCCGCGTCGTACGCCTCGGGGTCTCGGGGGTCGATCCAGCCACAGCGTGCGAGCGCGGCCCGGTCGCCGGCGAAGCCGTCGAGGTCGGGGGCGGGAAGCGACGTCGGCGCGTCGCCGTGCGAGACGCGCGCGTCCGCACCGTCCGGGAGGCCGCCGTCGGAGAGCGACGAAACGGCCGCCTCGACGTCGCTCACGTCCGCGTTCGTGACGAACGCGCTCTCCCCGTCGTGCGTCGCGACGAGGAGCGGTTCGAGCGCGCGCACCCCGGTCGAGCCGACGGCGGCGACGGGTACGTCGCCGCCCGCCACGTCCTCGACGACCACACTCGCGTCCGTCCCGGCGACGCGAACCGCGGTCGTTCGTCCTTGCAAATTAACCACTACGAGTCACCATTCACTCACCCACACTCACCGGAGGCAAAAATAGTTACTCGCTTCGCACCATTCCGCCTCTTTCTGCCGGTCGCCGGCTCACCGCCGCGGGAGCCACGAAACCGCCCGACGGCGACGCCTCCATGAATCGTGTTGTCTCACACCGCGGTTTCGACTCACACTCCTGCGCGAACACCTAGCTTTAACATCGATAGCCGGCCATCAATCACCTGACGTTACCCTCGCGGTGAGGACGCCGCCCTTGCCGAGGCCCGCCCCGTAGAGCGCGCCCTCGACCACCGCCGGCCCGTTGTAGACGCGCGGCCCGGACGTCGAGAGCCGCGAGCGTACCCGTCCCGTGGTCGGGTCGAGCGCACCGAGCGTCGTCAGACCGCCGTCGTCCCCCTCTTCGACGGACGCGTAGAGGACGTCCACGCCAGCGGCGAGCGCCCACCCGGAGAAGGCGTCCGCGCGCCAGCCGAGCGTCCCGTCGTCCGCGTCGACGGCGCGCAGGTGGTCGCGGCGGGCGGCGCTCACGCCGACGAACACCTGCCCCCCGGTCACCGCAAGCGTCGACGCAGGTCCCGCGAGCGCCGCCGTCCAGCGCTCGCGGCCGTCCGCCGCATCGAACGCGTGGAGGACGCCGTCCTCACCGGCGGCGTAGACGCGCCCCTCGGCGACGGCGAGCGGGCCGACGCGGGCGTCCGTCTTCGCGCGCCAGCGCACGCCGCCCGTCTCGGCGTCGAACGCGTAGACGTAGGTGTCCTCGCTCGCCGCGTAGACGACGCCGTCCGCGAGCGCGGGCGGCCCCTGCGTCTCCATGCCCGTCCGGTGGTACCACCGGCGCGTCCCGTCAGCGGCGTCGAGCGCCGCGACGCCGAGGTCGGTCGCCGCGACCACGGTGTCGTCCGTCCCGGTCAGCCACGCGAACGCGTCCGGTTCCGGAAGCGACGCCGACCACACCGCCGTGCCGTCCGACGGGTCGAGCCCCACGAGGTCGCCGTCCGCGACGAGCGCGACGACGCCCCCGACGAACGCCGGCGACACCGTCGTCACGCCGTCCGGGTACTCGGTGGTCCACGCCACCGAGCCGTCCGGTCGCAGGCCGTACGCGTCGTGCCAGCCGTTCGACGTCGCGACGC
It includes:
- a CDS encoding 2Fe-2S iron-sulfur cluster-binding protein, producing the protein MSSEHVDGREAPPLTETIAPGTATDPDVKSEDAATVSIDGVEVEVPEGSTVIEAIEAVETAGNVPALCYYDRDSSQAEKIGPRSECRTCMVETEEHGMVPSCSFPAEDGLSVSTDAEAATEARDVNLDLVLSDHNLRCTTCGKNGRCELQDASIDNDVEEPRYGVFDDREAYEPLDDSSDFIQIDRNKCILCNRCVEACNDVQVEGVLRMEGSGQDTRIGFQNGAETMEDSTCVSCGHCVTVCPTGSLVEQDIADAATIPLPGFSQKNSIGKSLESSGKETKGPMTRMKSDEPKDLTSEARTEENPGDWL
- a CDS encoding PQQ-binding-like beta-propeller repeat protein, with the translated sequence MTRDGGEGSSRRGSRRGFLAAVGSAATSALAGCTGVFGGGGDNDPVTVAVEPSRDLGTQGWPVSRGDARNTNAFPRGAGVGASLALDWTTTLGGNAAAIPPVVRADRVATSNGWHDAYGLRPDGSVAWTTEYPDGVTTVSPAFVGGVVALVADGDLVGLDPSDGTAVWSASLPEPDAFAWLTGTDDTVVAATDLGVAALDAADGTRRWYHRTGMETQGPPALADGVVYAASEDTYVYAFDAETGGVRWRAKTDARVGPLAVAEGRVYAAGEDGVLHAFDAADGRERWTAALAGPASTLAVTGGQVFVGVSAARRDHLRAVDADDGTLGWRADAFSGWALAAGVDVLYASVEEGDDGGLTTLGALDPTTGRVRSRLSTSGPRVYNGPAVVEGALYGAGLGKGGVLTARVTSGD
- a CDS encoding NADH-ubiquinone oxidoreductase-F iron-sulfur binding region domain-containing protein, which gives rise to MVVEDVAGGDVPVAAVGSTGVRALEPLLVATHDGESAFVTNADVSDVEAAVSSLSDGGLPDGADARVSHGDAPTSLPAPDLDGFAGDRAALARCGWIDPRDPEAYDAAVGFSDADADAVLDAAADLHGRGWGDWSQDEPLGGLWAGVRERDDPAVVVVNAHGNPGDALLLEGDPFAVLDGANAAARAVGADAVFVYASEGDEAAAASARAAADAGDFDVPVEVVEGPAVYRAAEPTMAIEAIEGNHRLEARLRPPGPEVEGVYGDPTVVHTARTYAHLVGALAGASSDSRVVSVTGDVETPTTVELGEAATVADAVDAAGVGEYTAACVGGKFGGLTRDLDVALAPDALSANDLGTEGVVEVLGADECPVAFVGRRANVASETNCGRCVPCREGTTQLTEKLRDVYDGTYDEAGIEELSRVMASTSICAFGRDVPRTVRTAMDEFDDAFEAHAAGDCPTGACTGEL
- the fdhF gene encoding formate dehydrogenase subunit alpha; this translates as MSSDERKEGVAGFMQRAKEQANRNVEHFAEGMAAGSMPEGKLFDIAQQISDKRLGELTVDDTTCGYCAVGCRFDVYTDGEEVLATRATDPEKSPVNDISTCVKGKFSYNFANSEERLTDPLVRDENGEWREASWEEALTRVVEGFQSIIEEHGNEAMSVIASSKATNEENYLMGKFARQVLGTNTVDNCNRLCHSSTVAGLAKTYGYGAASISVKDFDEADLIFLTGSNTTEAHPVLGTRVKQHVKEGGDLIVFDPRETQIAEYADQYTEIRPGYDTVWVNGVTRYIIENDLHDEEFVAERTTGFEEVKEAVDEFTLDYVEEVTGAPPEEIQAAAEAIAEADRTVFGWTLGITEHSHGTDNVAALANLAAITGNLGKPGTGVSPFRGQNNVQGGGGDMGPLPDNFPGYQKVADDDVRAKFEEAWDCEIPAERGYYTTEMFNAFEDGPLEGMYCIGENPSLSEPGKKHADEVLEEMEFLVVQDLFLNETAKYADVVLPAVSFLEKEGTFANTDRRVQKVNQVLEKKGNAKADWEILQELANRMGREWNYTNTNEINEEMRSLTPIYGGISHERIEEEGGIQWPCWDEDHPGTERLYTEEFNTEDGKANLVPVGYAEPMAPQTEEFPLTLTTGRVLYQYHTGTMTHPEEGIMKYNDRDFVEVNPSTAASYGIEDGDPVRIESDKGEIVVTAQVTERVGEETVFAPIHFAETAVNTLTDSERLDPEAKTPEFKATAVRISPVEGRDSVNRSNNVEPARGDD